The Nostoc sp. PCC 7524 nucleotide sequence TATATTGTCAGTTCTGGGTATTACATGAATTTCATTTACTCCTTGTGAACGAATATCCTCATGTCTTAGTCCTAATAACTCACCAATTCTCATGCCAGTTTCATAAAGTAAACAGATAATAAATTTATCTCTAATTCTTTTACAAGCATTAACTAATTCTTTAACCTGCTCCGAAGTTAAACATCCTGGGAAAGTTTTTGGTTCTTTAATTTTCAGTAATCGTGTTTTAACTTCCTTCCCTTTGCTTATGTGGTGTAAAAATGGCTTGTATTTTCGTCCTGGTTGCATCTGATAGCGATAAGCATTAACCCCTTCAGTTGCTCCCAATCGCTCATGAAATTCATAAAAACCACAGACAGTCGTTAGAGCATGGTTAATTGTCTTTTCTGACCGTTTAGACACTTGTGGTTGAATGGATACTACTCCTGGTTCTGGACTTCTTAGCCAGTGAATAAAATCCGATAACTGCTCTAGATTTATTTCCTTCCAATCAATTTGCTTATCTCGTAAAAACTCCCAGAATAACTTTAGGTTGTTGGCGTAAACCCTAACTGTGTTGGGTGACTTTTCTAAACTGTCTAAGTAACGTAGGTATTTTTGGATTGGCTCGATGGGTAAGTAGTCGTCATCTAGCACGATCCATATTGGGCGATTTGAATCCAGTAGCTGACCTTTTTGAACTAACATATCCTCATTGTACACGTTGTGTAAAAGGTGTAGTTAGTATTAATATAGCTTAATAAAAAGAACTCATAAATAATCGTTGTTGTTGTTGTGTAAGATTATTTATGAGTTATAGATAACTTCGCGGTAAGTGAGAGGCTTCTGTCAGTTCAAGCTAAAGTTTTGAGCCAGATAAGTAGAACGGTGTAGATAATTCAAGGTTTGTAGTGAGGACTTTAGTCCTCTAATAAGGACTGTACCGCAAGCGGAACCCGTTCGCGATAGCGTTGCGTAGCAAAGGGTAGTCCTTACTACGAACTAGATGCCAATCTTTTTACATTACTTCACATAGTTTGGTTTTTTCAAGTCGTTCTACTGACTAGATCACAAGTCCCTCAGCACTCCTACCAGTTTGTCA carries:
- a CDS encoding tyrosine-type recombinase/integrase; translated protein: MLDDDYLPIEPIQKYLRYLDSLEKSPNTVRVYANNLKLFWEFLRDKQIDWKEINLEQLSDFIHWLRSPEPGVVSIQPQVSKRSEKTINHALTTVCGFYEFHERLGATEGVNAYRYQMQPGRKYKPFLHHISKGKEVKTRLLKIKEPKTFPGCLTSEQVKELVNACKRIRDKFIICLLYETGMRIGELLGLRHEDIRSQGVNEIHVIPRTDNINISRAKAGFERVIHVSKDLMKLYSNYLIEEYPDDIDCDYVFVNCWDGEIGQPMDYGAVNGLFKRLAKKTGIQATPHLLRHTHATELIRSGWDMAYVQKRLGHANIQTTINTYVHLTDDDLQKEYQKYLTKRDGFNES